The genomic stretch aaaaataaatcggaTTTACTGAGTGAAAAAAACCTTAAAGGTTGTTCTGATGGATTCTGGTGAAATAAATTATTGTTGTGTTTATGGAGGGACTCctcgtatttatttatttaatgtattattcGCAGGGGAATCTGAGCTTTCATTTAATTACTGTTGTTGAATTGCTAAACTGCAGTTTGAAATAATTACGATAAAAACTTAGTTACCAACGAGTTTTAGttgaattatatttaaaatgaaaactacaGATGAAGAAAGACATTTAAAACCTAAAAACTATGGAAATACAAACTAATCGCGACGATTTCATTTAAGAAATGttttcacctttaaaaaaagttcTATAATTATTctaattaatgacataaaacaccttttaaataaagcagctttagatttaaatataaaatatatatttgaatgCAGATGGAAACTATTTCCTCTAATTAATGTAATCAGAAAAGGTCTGAAGTGAGACTCATGAAAACTTTtcagatataataataattattattattaataataataataataataataataataataataataataataataataataataataataataataataataatgaatggAGCCTTTAGAAATAAATTCAGTATTAATTTAACATCTGTGTCTTGTAGATTTCtataataattaatataattaaaatgcTTTCTGAGTGGTTCTGGTTCCTACTTGGGTTGTTGGTCGGAGCCGAGGTTCGGATCCAGTCGTACGGGTTCCTCCTCCGCGGGGATCCGGGGGACAGCTGCCCACCAGACGCGTTCAGGGAGGCGGGCAGCAGCGCGGGCGGCTGTCCGGGGAACTCCGGGGGGCTGAAGCCCAGAGAGGGACCCACGGCTCCGGGGACGGTGGAGGCCGGAGGTCCGCCGGCCGCCgccgctgccgccgccgccgcgtAGTGATGCGACGACCAGTCGTCCCGAGAGggcggaggaggaggcgggTAGGCCGGGCTCCAGCCGCCGCCGCCCGGCCCGGCCTGCTGGCCCGGGTGCGGGTCGTTGCCGAggccgtggtggtggtggtggtagccGGCGAAGTCCGAGTACTGCGGCGGGGCGGGGAAGTTCTGCGGGCTGAGGCTGAGGCCCGGGTGGCGGGACACCGGGTTCTGGTACATGGCGGGGTCCTTGTCCAGCTGCAGGTAGCTGACGTACATGTTTCCAGGTGAGGGGTCTCCCTCAGCAGAATCCAGCCTCTCACCTGGTCTGCAGGTAGAGTGAGcttcacctggacacacctgctgctgccgctgctgctgctgctgctgctgctgctctctctgcGGTTTGTCCATCAGCTGCCCGTTAAAACCGCCTGTCACATGGCCCGTTAACGGCCTtatctccttcctccctccctcctcctcacccgcctcaccctcctcaccctccgCTTCATTCCACGGACATCCTCACAGATAAAACTAAAGTTAGAGGCTGCAGGTTTGCCACGCTGACTGGTCCTCGCCCCCGGTCCTCTCCCCGGTCCTCCCCCCGGTCCTCTCCCCGGTTCTCCCCCCGGTCCTCTCCCCGGTTCTCCCCCCGGTCCTCCCCCGGCCTCAAGCTCCTTCAGTCGCTGCTACTCTTCAAAGGCCTCCATCAGACGGAGCAGGTTCAGACCTTCATCTGGAGGGAAAACTAcgatttaaaatgatttatttaaaaaataaaatattatttgacagatttccacagttttcttaaataaatATCACATAATGTCAAGTAATTTTtttcagagagaaaataaaaaaataaaacaaaacatctgtatttttaccactgaagatttgttttttaaaaataggttagttaatcagaaccagaaataTTCTATTAATCCCAGAGGGCTGATTATTTCTGTTACAGTAAATAGAGTTTATATATAAACAATAGAAATATGTAGATAAACACAATATGAGCaaaaagtataaatataaatataaaatgtgccTTTCCTAAGAAAGTAAAGAACAATACTCAGTGTAAAAAGAAGCGTTTTAttgcacattattattattattattattattgaacaGTTATATTTTAAACGTAGCTTTTATTTctgatgttaaaaataaaaacccacagaaaacacaaataatagGGATTGTTTTTATCCAGGTGCTTCAATTACagttgaaataacaaaaaaaccccacaatgaataaaataaaaaaaaaattactaagtAAATGCAAATTCATCTACTGTATTtcctttataataaaaaaaatctcccaaacctaataataataataataataataataataataataataataataataataataataataataataataataataataataataataataataataataataataaatgtagcTCGagagaaaaattaaagaaataaagaaacctTTAATTATTAATGAAGCGAAAgaactgaaactaaaactaaaaagcagatttaaatgttgattaatgaagctgcagagagaaatgaataattatctgattattgtttatttaaccTCATGGTTTCAGTTTTATAAACTTCTCCTCTGGGTTCACTTAAACTTTTATAAACTCtaaattaatactgaaaaaatcCACAGtgagtttttatgtctttaaaatTTAAACTACAGAAGTGAAAtgatgtagtttttaaaaaatcgttcATATTTTGTTGATTATAGGAAGATTTGAGAGGaataaatgtgcagtaaatcagaattaatccaacactggatgaataaaatcataaaatctCACAATGGGtcagaaaaatgtgaattttctaAGTAAAAACCTTACCTATTGATAATATTGACTTCATCATTTACCATTAAAACTGCTGCTTTGGATTCATTAATGCGCattgagcatttttttctgttaatgttgaatttataaataaaaataacacaattttcaTTAAAGTACAAACAAGATAGCATGTTCAATttaacataaatatatattattgtcAAAAAGCACTCATAtgtagaaaacatgtttttgtttgctaAATTATCTGACAGGTCCAAAGTGAACACCCTCCATCAACCCAGACCTCCTCCCCATAGagcctcattcattcattgattcattgattcattcattgattcattgattcattcattcatttattgggATTCCAGTGCCTCTAAATGTAAAACCAGAAACTAAATCACTCCCAAATGTGtccatttatttt from Amphiprion ocellaris isolate individual 3 ecotype Okinawa chromosome 14, ASM2253959v1, whole genome shotgun sequence encodes the following:
- the LOC111586236 gene encoding homeobox protein CHOX-CAD-like, which codes for MDKPQREQQQQQQQQRQQQVCPGEAHSTCRPGERLDSAEGDPSPGNMYVSYLQLDKDPAMYQNPVSRHPGLSLSPQNFPAPPQYSDFAGYHHHHHGLGNDPHPGQQAGPGGGGWSPAYPPPPPPSRDDWSSHHYAAAAAAAAAGGPPASTVPGAVGPSLGFSPPEFPGQPPALLPASLNASGGQLSPGSPRRRNPYDWIRTSAPTNNPNGKTRTKDKYRVVYTDHQRLELEKEFHYSKYITIRRKAELASALSLSERQVKIWFQNRRAKERKINKKKLQQPASSTTTPTPPTGSGGGGLHGNGGSSVAMVTSSSGGSNGLVSPSLALNIKEEY